The following is a genomic window from Amycolatopsis acidiphila.
CGGCGTCGCGCACCAGCGCGGTGAGCGTCTCGACGATCTCCGGGCGCGTCTTCGCCCCCGGGATGACCTCGACGATCTTCATCAGCGGCGCCGGGTTGAAGAAGTGCAGGCCCACCATCCGCGACGGGTCGGCCAGCGTCGCGGAGATCTGCGTGATCGGCAGTGACGACGTGTTGCTCGCGAAGATCGTCCCGGCCGGCAGGATCCGTTCGAGCTCACCGAACAGCGCCGCCTTGGTCTCGAGGTCCTCGCGGACGGCCTCCACGACCAGTTCGACCTCGTCGCCCGGTTTGCCCGGCGAGTCCAGCGGCACGAGCCGGGCCATGACGGCGCGGGCCTCCTCGGCGGTGGTGCGGCCCTTCTGCACCGTGCGGTCGAGCATCGACCGCACGAAGTCGACCGCCTCGCGGACGGACTCGGGCCGCGCGTCGGCGAGCTCCACGGTGTGCCCGGCGGTCGCGGCCCACTGGGCGATGCCCCGGCCCATCACTCCCGTGCCGACGATCCTGATTCGCATTGCCGCCTCGCTTCCTCAGCGCAGATAAACCCGGTCCGGATCGACATCCTCACGCAGCAGCCGCAGCTCGGCCTCGCTGGGCGGCTCGACGGTCGCGACCTCGTCGGCGACCGCGAGGTCCCAGCCGGTGGCCTCGCGCACCTGGTCCACGGTCACGCCGGGGTGCACGGCGACCAGCCGCAGCTGCTCGCCGACCCCGCCGCGGGCGAGGACGCCCAGCTCGGTGATCACCTTGGTGACCCCGGCGCCCAGCGGCCGGATGCCCTCGGCGAGCGCCCGGTCGGGGCCCGGCGAGGTGCAGAAGTCCAGCTCGTCCACAAAGGACCGGCGGTCGTGCCGCCGCATCACCACGAACACCTCGCGCGAGTTGGCCATCACCTCCATGGCACCACCGGAGCCGGGCAGGCGCACCTTGGGCCGGTGCCAGTCGCCGATCACCGAGGAGTTGAGGTTGCCCCACCGGTCGATCTGCGCGGCGCCGAGGAACCCGACGTCGATGTGCCCGCCCTGCAGCACGTACCCGAACAGCGCGGGCATCGAGAGCACGGCTTCGGCCCCGGTGATCAGCACCGCGTCCGCGATCGTCTCGGGCAGGTGGGACGGATGCGCGCCGCACACCCCGGACTCGTAGACGATCTCCAGTTCGGGCGCGACCGTCAGGTGCGCCAGCGCCGCCGCGAGCGTGGGCAGGCCGATGCCGGCGAACACCGTGCGGCGGGACGCGAGCTCCCGCGACGCGACGACGGACAGCCGTTCCGACGATGTGATCACAACCGCCTCCCGTAGTTGACCGGCAGGCTCATCGCCTCGCCGACGGCCAGCCCGGCCCAGAACTCGTCGCCGAGCTTCGCGACGTAGTCCGCGTGGTCTTCCGTGCCGAAGATCCACTCCGCCATCCAGGCCCGCAGCCGGTCCGGGTCCTTGCTGATGTGCGACCAGGACCGGTAGAACGCGCCGTCGCGGTCGTAGTAGCCCTGGGCGAACGAGGGGTGCGCGCCACGCGGGCACTCGACGACCGCGTCGACGGCATGCGCGGGGATCACGGTGCGGTTCGGGTCGGACCGCACGACCTCGTCGTCGACGATCTCCTCGACCACCACGACGGCCTTCTCCGCGGCGAACACCGCCTCGGCCTGCACCCCGGTGAGGCCCCAGATCTGGGTGTTGCCGGCGCGGTCGGCGCGCTGCGCGTGCACGATCGTCACGTCCGGGTTGACCGGCGGCACCACGTGGACCTGCTCGTCGGCGTAGGGCGAGGCGACCTTGCGGATGCCGGGGTTGACCGACGGCAGGTCGCTGCCCGCGTAGGAGCGCAGCGGGTAGAACGGCAGGCGCTGGGCGCCCGCGAGGTAGCGGCAGATCATGCCGTGGTGGCTGTACTCCTCGAACTGGAGCGGTTCGGGGTCGGCGTGCTCGATCCGGCGGCGCAGCTCGCCGAGCGAGCCGGCGGAGGAGTTGCCGACGAACGAGGACACCAGCTTCGTCACGCAGCCGCCCGCGAGGAGCTGGTCCACCACGATGTCGGCGGTCATCCGCACGATCGTCAGGTCGCGGCGGCCCGCGCGGATGATCTCGTGGCCGGCGGCCGTGGGAATCAGGTGGGTGAAGCCTTCCAGGCAGACGGTCTCGCCGTCCCGGACGAACGAGGCGACGGCCTCGCGCAGGGTCATCGTCTTGTCCGGGCGCATCGCCGCGTTCTCCTCGAAGCCGATCACGTAGGTCCTGACCACCGTGGCAGCTCCATTGATTACTGTCCAATACCGAGTTGAGGTCAGATCAAGACGGACAGGAAATCAATCATGGAGCTGCGCTACCTCGTGTCGTTCCTGGCCGTGGCGGAGGAGCTGCACTTCGGCCGCGCGGCCAAGCGGCTGCAGATGGCGCAGCCGCCGCTGAGCCAGCAGATCCGCCAGCTCGAGAAGGAGCTGGGCGTGCAGCTGTTCGAGCGCAACACCCGCTCGGTCCGGCTCACGAGCGCGGGGGAGGCGTTCGTCTCGCCGGTCAATCGGGTCCTCGACGACCTGGACATCGCCATGCGCGCGGTGAAGGCCGCCGGGCGGGGGGAGTACGGGCGGGTGACCGTGGGGTTCGCCGGGGCGTCGAGCCACGAGAGCCTGCCGCTGCTCACCCGGGCGGTGCGGGCCGCGCATCCCGGGCTGGAGCTGGTGATGAAGGGGCAGACCTACGCGAACGTGGCGCTGGCCCGGGTCGCGGACGGCTCGCTGGACCTGGGGTTCGTGCGGCTGCCGGTCAACCTGCCGGGCGTGCGGGCGCGCGTGATCGACGAGGAGGAGATGATCTGCGCGCTGCCCTCGGACCACCCGCTCGCGAAGCGGAAGCGGATCCCGATCGAAGAGCTGGCCGACCAGCCGTTCGTCAGCTTCCCCTCGAACGCCGGCTCGAGCGTCCGGGACGCGACCGTCCGGGCCTGTATCGCCGCGGGGTTCAACCCGCGGGTCGTGCAGGAGGCGCCCGACTCGTACACGATCCTCGCCCTGGTCGCGGCGGGCGTCGGCGTGACGCTCACGCTCACGTCGTGCCAGCACATCCAGCAGACCGGGCTCGTCTACCGCCCGCTGTCCGGCCCGGGCATCCGGCTGCAGGCCGCGCTGGCCTGGCGTGCGGACAACCCGTCGGCCGCACTGCGCACGGTGCTGGCGATCGCGGAGGAGGCGTTGCCCACCCCATTGAGACGGTGAGCGTTTCACTGCGCCCTGGATTTGGTATTGGACGCGTCTAGCTGCTTTTTGACACGGTGTCCGGGTTTGTGTTCCACGGTCTCAAGGGAGAGCACATGAGCGCGGCGACACGCGCCGGCATCGGATCCTTCATCGGCTCCACCATCGAATGGTTCGACTTCTACGTCTACGGGACCGCGTCCGCGCTGGTCTTCGACAAGGTGTTCTTCCCCGAGCTCGACGGCGCCGTGGGCACCCTGGTCGCGTTCGCCACCTTCTGGGTCGGCTTCCTCGCGCGGCCGCTCGGCGGGGTGATCTTCGGGCACTACGGCGACCGGCTCGGCCGGAAGAAGACGCTGGTGATCACGCTGCTGATGATGGGCGTCTCGACCACGCTCATCGGCGTGCTGCCCGGGTACGCCTCGATCGGCGTGGCTGCGCCGATCCTGCTGGTGTGCATCCGGATGGTCCAGGGGATCGGGCTCGGCGGTGAGTGGGGCGGCTCGGTGCTCATCGCCTCCGAGCACGCGCCCAAGGGCAAGTCGGTGCTGTACGGCGCCTTCGCCCAGCAGGGTTCGCCGGTGGGCAACACGCTGAGCACGGTCAGCTTCCTCGCCATCAGCCGGCTGCCCGACCAGGCGTTCGTCGACTGAGGCTGGCGGGTGCCGTTCCTCGCCTCGGCGCTGTTGGTGATCGTCGGGCTGTTCATCCGGCTGCGGGTGGCCGAGTCGCCCGCGATGGCGCAGCTGATCGAGTCGCGGAAGGTCGCGAAGATGCCGCTGGGGGAGGTGCTGCGCACGCAGCCGGTGCTGATCGTGCTCGGGATCGGCGCCTGCACGATCGGCCTGTCGGCGACGTACTTCAAGTCGACGTTCGCGCTGTCCTGGGCGACCTCGGACCTGGGCTTCGACAAGAGCTCGTTCCTCACGATCATCCTCGTGGCGAACATCGTGCAGATCCTGGTGCAGCCGTGGGGTGCGGTGATCGCGACGCGGATGCGCAGCTGGACCCGCGCGGTGTGCGTGATGCTGCTGCCGGAGATCGTGCTGCTGCCGCTGATGTTCGTGCTCATCGGCACGCAGAACTACGCCGTCGCGATGGTGGGCACGGTGATCGCGACCGTGCCGCACTGCCTGTACTACGCCGCGCTGGCAGGCATGCTCGCCAGCCGGTTCCCGGCGCACGTCCGGTACACCGGGATCTCGCTGTGCTACCAGCTGTGCGGCACGCTCCTGGGCGGCACGACACCGATCGTCGGGCAGACCCTGCTCAACTGGACCGGCTCGATCGCCGCGGTGATCGCGTACGCGATCTTCCAGGTGCTGCTCACGCTCGGCTGCATGGTGCTGCTCCTGCGCCGGCCCGACCACGACGAGAGTGCGGTCCCCGCCCGGGCCGAGGCGGTGACGGCATGACCGTGGCAGAGTCGCTGGCGCGGTACTACCCGTGAGCGGTGTATAACGCCCTATACGCAGCCGGTCCCGCGGCGTTGCCTCTTCCGGGCTGAGCGACTGCTGTACGAAACAGTTTCGTACAGCGAGGAGTGCCGCTGGCCGGGCACGCCCGAGCTCGCTCGCCGCGCTGGCGGCGATGCGCACGAGCCATCCTGAACGCGATCGTCGCCGTGCCGGGTCGCACCGAAAATCGGGCCCCCCGGATGGGGGTCGTCTGGTCCCGGGCGCCGTCTTAGACTGCGGAGCGCGCCGTGGCGGCGAAGCCGGGAGATGATGCTTGTGCCTCCTCCACCGAGCGAGACCGGGCCGATCCGGCTGCTGCTCGTCGAAGACCATTCCCAGGTGGCGATGGCGCTCGGGGCCGCGTTCGAGACCGTGCCGGACATCGAGCTGGTCGGCCAGGCCCGCGCCGTCCACGAGGCCGTGTCCGCCACCGGCGAGCACCAGCCCGACGTGGTCCTGCTCGACCGCAGGCTGCCCGACGGCGACGGCATCGAGGCGATCGGCCGGCTGCGCGAGCAGTGCCCGGCGGCCCGCGTCCTCGTGTTCACCGGCGGGGCGGACCGCTCGGTCGCGGACCGGGTGGCCGCCGCGGGCGGGGCCGGGCTGCTGCTGAAGGCCGGACTGCTCGAAGACCTGCTCGACACCATCCGCCGGGTCGCGGCCGGCGAGGACTCCTTCGACGTCGACCTGCCGGGACGGCCTTCGCGCCGCTGACGCCCGGCGCCAGGAGGTACTCGATGACACCACGACAGCCGGTGGCAAGGCGCGGCGGGGGAGCGGCGGGCGACGAGCGCCTGCAGCAGCTGCTCGACGGCCTCAAAGCGGTGCGGGACGGCGATTTCAGCACCCGGCTGCCGCAGGTCGGCGACGCGCTGCTGGACGAGATCGCGGTCGTGTTCAACGGCATGGTCGACCAGCTCGCGCTGTTCACGACCGAGGTCACCAGGGTGGCCCGCGAGGTCGGCACCGACGGCAAGCTCGGCGGCCAGGCCTCGGTGCCAGCGGTGTCGGGCACCTGGAAGGACCTGACCGAGTCCGTCAACGCCATGGCGGGCAACCTGACCGCGCAGGTGCGCGACATCGCGAGCGTCGCCACGGCGGTGGCGAACGGCGACCTGACCCAGAAGATCACCGTGCACGTCAAGGGCGAGCTGCTGGAGCTGAAGAACACCATCAACACGATGGTCGGGCAGCTCTCGTCGTTCGCCGACGAGGTCACCCGCGTGGCGCGGGAGGTGGGGAGCGAGGGGCGTCTCGGTGGCCAGGCCGAGGTGCCCGGGGTCGCGGGCACGTGGCGGGACCTGACGACATCGGTGAACTTCATGGCAGGCAACCTGACGGCCCAGGTGCGTTCGATCGCCGAGGTCACCACCGCGGTCGCCAAGGGCGACCTGTCGCAGAAGATCACCGTCGACGCCCGCGGCGAGATCCTCGAACTGAAGTCGACGATCAACACGATGGTGGACACCCTCTCGTCGTTCGCCGACGAGGTGACCCGGGTCGCGAAAGAGGTTGGCACGGAAGGGATCCTGGGCGGGCAGGCACAGGTGCCGGGAGTCGCCGGGACGTGGCGGGACCTGACCACGTCGGTGAACTTCATGGCAGGCAACCTCACCGCGCAGGTGCGTTCGATCGCCCAGGTCGCCACGGCCGTCGCGCGCGGCGACCTGTCGCAGAAGATCACCGTCGACGCCCGCGGCGAGATCCTCGAACTGAAGTCGACGATCAACACGATGGTCGACCAGCTCTCGTCCTTCGCCGACGAGGTCACGCGCGTGGCGCGCGAGGTGGGCACGGAGGGGCGCCTGGGCGGTCAGGCGGACGTGAAGGGGGTGTCGGGCACCTGGAAGGGCCTGACCGAGTCGGTGAACGTCATGGCCGACAACCTCACCGACCAGGTGCGGTCCATCGCGCAGGTGACGACGGCGGTGGCGCGGGGCGATCTGTCGCAGAAGATCCGGGTGGACGCGCGCGGGGAGATCCTGGAGCTGAAGGACACGATCAACACGATGGTGGGGCAGCTGTCCGCGTTCGCCGACGAGGTCACCCGCGTCTCCCGCGAGGTGGGCACGGAGGGGCGCCTGGGCGGTCAGGCGGACGTGAAGGGGGTGTCGGGCACCTGGAAGGGCCTGACCGAGTCGGTGAACGTCATGGCCGACAACCTCACCGACCAGGTCCGCTCCATCGCCTCGGTCGCCACCGCGGTCGCCCGCGGTGACCTCTCGCAGCGGATCACGGTCGAGGCAAAGGGCGAGGTCGCCGCGCTCGCCGACACGATCAACACGATGGTCGACACCCTGTCGGCCTTCGCCGACGAGGTGACCCGGGTGGCGCGCGAGGTCGGCACCGAGGGCATCCTCGGCGGCCAGGCGCGGGTGCCGAACGTGGCGGGCACCTGGAAGAACCTCACCGACAACGTGAACTCGATGGCGAACAACCTGACCAACCAGGTGCGCTCTATCGCCCAGGTGACGACCGCCGTGGCGCGCGGCGAGATGTCGCAGAAGATCGACGTGGACGCCCGCGGGGAGATCCTGGAGCTCAAGACCACCATCAACACGATGGTCGACACGCTCTCGGCATTCGCCGCGGAGGTCACCCGGGTGGCCCGCGAGGTCGGCAAGGAGGGCAGGCTCGGCGGGCAGGCCGAGGTCGAGGGCGTGTCGGGCACCTGGAAGCGGCTGACCGAGAACGTCAACGAGCTCGCCGGGAACCTGACCCGGCAGGTGCGGGCGATTGCCGAGGTCGCCAGCGCCGTCGCCACCGGCGACCTGACCCGCTCGATCTCGGTGGAGGCCGAGGGCGAGGTGGCCGAGCTGAGCGACAACATCAACGCGATGGTGCAGTCGCTGCGCGAGACGACCCGCGCCAACGAGGACCAGGACTGGCTCAACAAGAACCTGGCCCGGATCTCCGGGTTGCTGCAGGGACACCGGGACCTGCGCGCGGTCGCGCAGCTGATCATGAACGAGCTGACCCCGCTGGTCGGCGCCCAGCACGGCACGTTCTTCCTGATGGACACGGGGGAGCGGGGCCCGGTGCTGCGGCTGATCGCGGCGTACGGGCACGCCCGGACCCGGGAGGCCGCCTTCGACCTCGGGCAGTCGCTGATCGGGCAGGTGGCGCAGACGAAGGTGCCGATCGTGGTGGACGAGACGCCGCCCGCCTACATCAACATCTCCTCGAGTCTGGGGCAGGCGCCGCCGGTCACCCTGATCGTGCTGCCGATCGTGTTCGAGGACCAGGTGCTCGGGGTGATCGAGCTGGCCTCGTTCACGAGGTTCACCCCGGTGCGGCGGGACTTCCTCGAGCAGCTGATGGAGAGCATCGGGGTGAACGTCAACACGATCATCGCCAACGCCCGCACCGACGCGCTGCTGGAGGAGTCCCAGCGGCTCGCGGGGGAGCTGCAGACCCGGTCCGGGGAGCTGCAGGCCCAGCAGGTGAAGCTGCGCCAGTCGAACGCCGAGCTGGAGGAGAAGGCCGAGCTGCTGGTCCGGCAGAACCGGGACATCGAGATCAAGAACTTCGAGATCGAGCAGGGCCGCCAGGAGATCGAGGAACGCGCGCAGCAGCTGGCGCTCGCGTCGACCTACAAGTCCGAGTTCCTCGCGAACATGTCCCACGAGCTGCGCACCCCGCTGACCAGCCTGCTGATCCTGGCCGGGGTGCTGGCGCAGAACTCCACCCAGAACCTCACCCCGAAGCAGGTCGAGTTCGCCAAGGTGATCCAGTCCGCGGGTACCGACCTGCTGCAGCTGATCAACGACATCCTCGACCTGTCAAAGGTCGAGGCGGGGAAGATGGACATCCACTGCGAGCCGGTGGCGCTGCGGCAGCTGCTGGAGTACGTGCGGACCACCTTCGAGCCGCTGACCGCGGACAAGGGGCTCGACTTCGAGGTCATCGTGGCGCCCGACGTGCCCGATCGGCTCTCCACCGACGAGCAGCGGCTGCGCCAGGTGCTGCGCAACCTGCTGTCCAACGCGGTGAAGTTCACCGAGCGCGGCCGGGTGGAACTGTGGGTGGGCGCGGTGGACGGCGCCGAGCCGGGCATCGAGTTCTGCGTGCGGGACACCGGGATCGGCATCGCCGAGGAGAACCTGGAGACGATCTTCGGCGCGTTCCAGCAGGCCGACGGCACCACCAGCCGCCGCTACGGCGGCACCGGGCTGGGCCTGTCGATCAGCAGGCAGGTCGCGAACCTGCTCGGCGGCGAGATCCGGGCGCGCAGCAGGCTCGGCCAGGGCAGCACTTTCGCGCTGACGCTGCCCGTCACCCCGGGGTTCGCGACGGGTGGAACGGAACCACGCCCGCGTGCCGACGCCGAACCGCAGCGACGGGTGCTCGTGGTGGAGGGCAAGGACAACCGGCTGCTGTCCTTGCTGGTGCGGGAGTTCGTCGCGGACCTGACCGGGCCGGGGCATCCGGTGCGGATCGAGTCGGTCACCACCCCGGACGAGGCGGTGGCGGCACTCGCGGCAGCGGAGCACCGCTGCGTGGTGCTGGACGCGAGCCTGCCCGGCGCGTCTGCGCTGACGTTCCTGCAGCGGCTCGACGAGCACGACCCCGCCGACGCGGTCCCGGTGCTCGCGCATCCGACCCGCAAGCTGACCCCGGCGCAGGAACGGTTGCTGGACGTGCACGTCCGCGCCGGCCGGGTGCAGCTGCTGCCGTCGCTGGACGCGCTGCGCGAGCGGTTCCTGGCCCTGCTGAGCGAGCCGGAGCCGGCCGTGGAGCTCGTGCCGGCCGGCGGGGAGAGCGGCGGCGCGCCCGGCCTGCGCGGGCGGAAGGTGCTGCTGGTGGACGACGACGCCCGCAACGTGCTCGCGATCGCGGGGATGCTGGAGCTGCACGGGATGTCGGTGCGGCAGGCGGCCAACGGCCGCGAGGGGATCGAGGAGCTGCTGGCGAGCCCCGACGTGGACCTGGTGCTGATGGACGTGATGATGCCCGAGATGGACGGCTACGCCACCACCGCCGCGATCCGGGAGATGCCGCGGTTCGACCGGCTGCCGATCATCATGGTGACCGCGAAGGCGATGGCGGGCGACCGGGAGAAGAGCCTCGCCGCGGGGGCGAGCGACTACGTGACCAAACCGGTCGACCCGGAGGAGCTGCTGGGCTGCATCGGCCGGTGGCTGCCCGGCGACACCGGCTGACCACGGGCACGGGGGAGTGGGGACTTTGGCCCCTTACCCCGCGGCCCCGCCCGCCACGATGCTCTTGACGTGGCAGAGGGAGACCCGATGAGCCTGCTCGACGAATGCGCGGCCCGCTTCGACTTCGTGGTGCGGGAGCACCACGCGGCCACGGTTTCCCCGTCGCAGGTGTGGGCCGCGCTGCCCGGGCTCCTGGCCGACCCGCCGCGTCTGTTCGGCGGGGCCGCTGTGCCGAACCGGCAGCGCGCCGGTATCGCGGGGTTCGACGAGTTGCTCTCGACCGCGCGCTGGGTGCTGCTCCGCCGCGACGCCAACGAGGTCGTGCTCGGCGCGGCCGGGCGGTTCTGGACGCCGTTCATGGACTGGCAACAGCTCTCCGCCGAGGAGTTCACCACGTTCTCACGCCCGCGGCGGGCGACCATCGCGGTCTCGCTGGCGGTGCTCTCGTACGGCCGTGGTCAGCAACTGCTGACCTTCGAGGCGCGGGTGCGCAGCACCGACGCGATCGCCTTCCGGTGGGCCGACTGGTACTGGCAGTCGATCCGGGCGTCGGCCCGGCTGGTCGTGCGCGATCTGCTGCGGGACGTGCACCGCGCCGCGGAGACGGTGCCGCACCACGAAGGTGTATAACGACGAATACAGCGCGGGCTTGTCCGGCACCGATTCCGGTGCCGGACAAGCGAAACAGCCCAGAAAAACCCACTAAGAAGACTGGTCCAGCAGTGCAGCGAACTTCTGCTTCGCGGCTTCGCGCCGGGTGGGGACGTGTTCGGTGGGCACCTCGCGGGGTTCGTAGGCGCGCAGGATGCGGCGGGCGACCGTGGCCTTGTGCACCTCGTCGGGCCCGTCGTAGATCCGCGCCGCGCGGGCGGCCCGGTACATCGACTCCAGCGGGAGATCCGTGGTGTAGCCCAGCGAGCCGTGCACCTGGATGGCCCGGTCGATCACGTTGTACAGCACGGAGGCGCCCCAGAACTTGATCATCGCGATCTCGTTCCGCGCGCCCGCGACGCCGTCGGTGTCGATCTTCCAGGCCGCGTGCAGCGTCATCAGCCGCGCCGCCTGCATCTCCGCGGCCGAGCTCGCCACCCAGTCCTGCACCATCTGCTTGTCGGCGAGCACCGAGCCGTGCGTGTAGCGGCTGACGGCGCGTTCGCACAGCATGTCGAACGCCCGTTTGGACTGGCCCAGCCAGCGCATGCAGTGGTGGATCCGCCCGGGCCCAAGGCGTTTCTGGGCGAGGACGAAACCTTCGCCGGGCTCGCCGACCAGGTTGTCCGCGGGGATGCGGACGTCTTCGTACTCGATCTCGGCGTGCCCGCCCGGCCGCGCCTCGTGCGCCTCCGGGTCGGCCATCGTGGGGATGTCGCGCAGGATGTGCACGCCCGGGGTGTCCGCCGGCACGACGAACATCGACGCGCGCCGTCGGGGGTGCGCGTCGGGGTCGGTCACCGCCATCACGATGAGGAAGTCCGCGACGGAGGCGTTGGAGGTGAACCACTTGTGCCCGTTGATCACCCAGTCGTCCCCGTCGCGCACCGCGCGCGTGCTCAGCAGGGTCGGGTCCGCGCCGGCGCCGGGTTCGGTCATCGAGAACGCGCTGCGCAGCTTGCCGTCCAGCAGCGGGTACATCCACTTCTGCTTCTGCTCCTCGGTCGCGCCGACGGCGAGCAGCT
Proteins encoded in this region:
- a CDS encoding acyl-CoA dehydrogenase family protein is translated as MAWDFSTEPEFEEQLEWMRGFVRDEIIPLETVRLDAHAFARATDPLKEEVKKRGLWAAHLPPELGGGGFGQVKLGLMHEILGQCGYAPPVFGNNAPDSGNAELLAVGATEEQKQKWMYPLLDGKLRSAFSMTEPGAGADPTLLSTRAVRDGDDWVINGHKWFTSNASVADFLIVMAVTDPDAHPRRRASMFVVPADTPGVHILRDIPTMADPEAHEARPGGHAEIEYEDVRIPADNLVGEPGEGFVLAQKRLGPGRIHHCMRWLGQSKRAFDMLCERAVSRYTHGSVLADKQMVQDWVASSAAEMQAARLMTLHAAWKIDTDGVAGARNEIAMIKFWGASVLYNVIDRAIQVHGSLGYTTDLPLESMYRAARAARIYDGPDEVHKATVARRILRAYEPREVPTEHVPTRREAAKQKFAALLDQSS
- a CDS encoding CoA transferase subunit A, producing MRPDKTMTLREAVASFVRDGETVCLEGFTHLIPTAAGHEIIRAGRRDLTIVRMTADIVVDQLLAGGCVTKLVSSFVGNSSAGSLGELRRRIEHADPEPLQFEEYSHHGMICRYLAGAQRLPFYPLRSYAGSDLPSVNPGIRKVASPYADEQVHVVPPVNPDVTIVHAQRADRAGNTQIWGLTGVQAEAVFAAEKAVVVVEEIVDDEVVRSDPNRTVIPAHAVDAVVECPRGAHPSFAQGYYDRDGAFYRSWSHISKDPDRLRAWMAEWIFGTEDHADYVAKLGDEFWAGLAVGEAMSLPVNYGRRL
- a CDS encoding response regulator, coding for MPPPPSETGPIRLLLVEDHSQVAMALGAAFETVPDIELVGQARAVHEAVSATGEHQPDVVLLDRRLPDGDGIEAIGRLREQCPAARVLVFTGGADRSVADRVAAAGGAGLLLKAGLLEDLLDTIRRVAAGEDSFDVDLPGRPSRR
- a CDS encoding LysR family transcriptional regulator, with product MELRYLVSFLAVAEELHFGRAAKRLQMAQPPLSQQIRQLEKELGVQLFERNTRSVRLTSAGEAFVSPVNRVLDDLDIAMRAVKAAGRGEYGRVTVGFAGASSHESLPLLTRAVRAAHPGLELVMKGQTYANVALARVADGSLDLGFVRLPVNLPGVRARVIDEEEMICALPSDHPLAKRKRIPIEELADQPFVSFPSNAGSSVRDATVRACIAAGFNPRVVQEAPDSYTILALVAAGVGVTLTLTSCQHIQQTGLVYRPLSGPGIRLQAALAWRADNPSAALRTVLAIAEEALPTPLRR
- a CDS encoding CoA-transferase subunit beta gives rise to the protein MITSSERLSVVASRELASRRTVFAGIGLPTLAAALAHLTVAPELEIVYESGVCGAHPSHLPETIADAVLITGAEAVLSMPALFGYVLQGGHIDVGFLGAAQIDRWGNLNSSVIGDWHRPKVRLPGSGGAMEVMANSREVFVVMRRHDRRSFVDELDFCTSPGPDRALAEGIRPLGAGVTKVITELGVLARGGVGEQLRLVAVHPGVTVDQVREATGWDLAVADEVATVEPPSEAELRLLREDVDPDRVYLR
- a CDS encoding HAMP domain-containing protein produces the protein MTPRQPVARRGGGAAGDERLQQLLDGLKAVRDGDFSTRLPQVGDALLDEIAVVFNGMVDQLALFTTEVTRVAREVGTDGKLGGQASVPAVSGTWKDLTESVNAMAGNLTAQVRDIASVATAVANGDLTQKITVHVKGELLELKNTINTMVGQLSSFADEVTRVAREVGSEGRLGGQAEVPGVAGTWRDLTTSVNFMAGNLTAQVRSIAEVTTAVAKGDLSQKITVDARGEILELKSTINTMVDTLSSFADEVTRVAKEVGTEGILGGQAQVPGVAGTWRDLTTSVNFMAGNLTAQVRSIAQVATAVARGDLSQKITVDARGEILELKSTINTMVDQLSSFADEVTRVAREVGTEGRLGGQADVKGVSGTWKGLTESVNVMADNLTDQVRSIAQVTTAVARGDLSQKIRVDARGEILELKDTINTMVGQLSAFADEVTRVSREVGTEGRLGGQADVKGVSGTWKGLTESVNVMADNLTDQVRSIASVATAVARGDLSQRITVEAKGEVAALADTINTMVDTLSAFADEVTRVAREVGTEGILGGQARVPNVAGTWKNLTDNVNSMANNLTNQVRSIAQVTTAVARGEMSQKIDVDARGEILELKTTINTMVDTLSAFAAEVTRVAREVGKEGRLGGQAEVEGVSGTWKRLTENVNELAGNLTRQVRAIAEVASAVATGDLTRSISVEAEGEVAELSDNINAMVQSLRETTRANEDQDWLNKNLARISGLLQGHRDLRAVAQLIMNELTPLVGAQHGTFFLMDTGERGPVLRLIAAYGHARTREAAFDLGQSLIGQVAQTKVPIVVDETPPAYINISSSLGQAPPVTLIVLPIVFEDQVLGVIELASFTRFTPVRRDFLEQLMESIGVNVNTIIANARTDALLEESQRLAGELQTRSGELQAQQVKLRQSNAELEEKAELLVRQNRDIEIKNFEIEQGRQEIEERAQQLALASTYKSEFLANMSHELRTPLTSLLILAGVLAQNSTQNLTPKQVEFAKVIQSAGTDLLQLINDILDLSKVEAGKMDIHCEPVALRQLLEYVRTTFEPLTADKGLDFEVIVAPDVPDRLSTDEQRLRQVLRNLLSNAVKFTERGRVELWVGAVDGAEPGIEFCVRDTGIGIAEENLETIFGAFQQADGTTSRRYGGTGLGLSISRQVANLLGGEIRARSRLGQGSTFALTLPVTPGFATGGTEPRPRADAEPQRRVLVVEGKDNRLLSLLVREFVADLTGPGHPVRIESVTTPDEAVAALAAAEHRCVVLDASLPGASALTFLQRLDEHDPADAVPVLAHPTRKLTPAQERLLDVHVRAGRVQLLPSLDALRERFLALLSEPEPAVELVPAGGESGGAPGLRGRKVLLVDDDARNVLAIAGMLELHGMSVRQAANGREGIEELLASPDVDLVLMDVMMPEMDGYATTAAIREMPRFDRLPIIMVTAKAMAGDREKSLAAGASDYVTKPVDPEELLGCIGRWLPGDTG